The Paraburkholderia caffeinilytica genome segment GCTTATACGGACAGGTCCGTATATATTATGCGAAATAGGGTACATCTGTTGTCGCGGTCACGTACGTACGCGGTTTTGACGTACTGAGCAGCATCGCTGGAGGTTGCTTTATGCTACAGAAAAGGCAGGACATCATAGAGACGGCATTGCGTCTATTTGAGCTTCATGGATATCGCGCTGTCGGTATCGACCGGATCATTGCTGAGTCGGGCGTCGCGAAAATGACAATGTACAAGCATTTCCGCTCTAAAGACGATCTGGTTGTCGAAGTGCTGAGGGAGCGCGATCGGCGGACGAGGGAGTCTCTCGCAGCGTTCGTGACGCGCAGCAAGGGCGCCCGAAATCGCGTGCAGGCGATCTTTCAATGGCTTGATCGCCGGCTTAAATGTGCGGAATTCAACGGTTGTATGTTTGTCAATGCGGTGTCTGAGTATGGTCAGGACAGCGGCGAAATACTTCGCACCGCGTCCGAGCACAAGTCGAGCATGCAGGCCTATTTTGCCGCCATACTGAGCGAGGCCGTCAGCACAGAGGCTGAACCACTGTCTCGCCAATTGATGATGCTGATCGACGGGGCAACGGTGGCGACGCAGGTTTCTGGCCGCTCGGACAGCGCAATGGCCGCATGGGAGATTTTCTCCAAGCTGCTGCCGAAGAGCGACGAAGCCACCGGAAAATCCGCTCCACGTCGGGTGCCGAAACCGGCTGCGGCTCGCGCGTAGCGGCGAAGGCCGCGGCCTCCCACTAGCCTGTCGTTTCAGTCGCGGCGAATTCTGGTGCCCAGAGTCAGGTCGCGTCGGGCTGATTGACCGGCAGCGCTGCGTCGAATGCGGGATGTTGGAGGCAACGCGTGGTGATTCGCGTGATATGGGCGAGATGCTCGAGATCGACGCCGTAGGCTTTGGCCGACAGGACTTGTGGAACTAGAAAGACGTCCGCGAGTGTAATCGAGTCGCCATGCGAATAAATGCCGGTGGCCGGCGACTTCGACAACTGCTCTTCTATCGCGGTTAATCCGTCGTGGATCCAGTGCCGGGTCCACTCGAGCCTTTCTTTTTCGCCGATATCGAAGGCGTGCGCCAGATATTGCGTCACGCGAATGGTATGCAGGGGATGAATATCCGCCGCTAACGCGGCTGCCAATCCGCGAACGCGCGCCTTCGCAGAGGCGCCCGCCGGCAGCAAAGCCGGCGACGGACGCGTCTCCTCCAGATATTCGCAGATCGCAAGCGACTGCGTCAGCACGCTTTCTCCATCGATCAGAGTCGGAAGTAGCCGTTGCGGATTCAGACTCCGGTACGCCTCCGCATGCTGCTCCCCGTCGCCGCGCTGCAGGTGAACGGCTTCCGTGTCGAATGGAATGCCCTTGAAGTGCAGCGCGATACGTACCCGGAATGACGCTGTCGAGCGATGAAACGAATATAGTTTCAAGGTTTTCTTCTCCGTTGAGATGAGGTTGGCGATGCGCTTGTGCCGCCTTACTTATATGCTGCATCTAGGAGGCGTTCGTCTTCGGCAGGTTGCGTCGGTGCGTCGTTACTCGACACCGCTTGCGAAGAGATCAATTCGAACAGTCTGCTGATGCACACGTCGGCGTCCCTGGTGAGGCGGGAATATCGGCCGGGCCTCGGCAATTCCTGCGTGTAGTAATGCGGCCCCTCGACCAGATAGCCGATTGCCCAGAAATCCGGCTGACTGCGGCCGTCCCGGTCCACTACGTTGTTGTTCTGGTCGATGTCGATTCCGCCCGGATGGTATTCGCCGTTGTAGTACGGCCGGATCGAACCGCTCTGCAGCAGGTTTTGCATCAACGCCGATCCGTCATTGAGCGGACTGAACACGTCGATACGCGACAACACCAGCACATCCGCCGACCGGCGTTCCACCGTTTCGCCAAACCGCGTGTCGATTACGAACTTCGCGCTGGCTGGATCGACATCGGTTGTTGCACGCGGGCCGCCCGCGAGCTCGACGACACCCGCGTGTAGCAATGCAACGAGCTCCGCGTTCCGATGTCGCGGAGGGCCGAACACGATGCGATTCAACGTCTGTACGAATTCGCCTGCGAAAACCTTGTGCGACTCGGCGGTGAATCCCGTGTACTCGGCCGCCAACCGGAAAGTCTCCCGCAGATCGCGGAGCACGTCCGTTGCAGCTTTCACCGGACCGTGTACGTTGCCCTTGTCGATTTCAGCGAGGTCGTCCAGCAGAAAATCGCGAAAGAACGTCTCGAACGCCAGGAAGTTGTCGAAGCTCGCGTCGTGCAGAGGATCGAGAATCTTGTCGATCGCGGCGAGGTCGGAGGCGTCCGGACTCCATTTGGCGTCGTCAGGACTTTGTCCATCCAGCGCGATTCTACGTGCGCGTGCCATGTCTTTCTTCACGAGCGGCAGTATTTCATCGACGAAATCGATTTGCGGCGTCCCACGTGTAATCAGTGCGTGATTACGAAGTTCTGCAACCGCTTCCACCGTGAAAAAGCGCGCCTGATATCGGCCGTCGACACTCTTCTGATTTATCGCACGGCCTGAAAATGGCAGACTTTTACGCGAATACATCAGTATCCTGGGTTCGCGGCCCGACTTGCGATATTCGAGTCCCTGCTGATTTTCGACGAAAGCGCCGCCGCGCCCCGTCGTCAGATGGGATAAAACATCGTGAGCGGTGAGTCCAAAGCCTTGTATTGCAACGGTGGCGTCGGGAGATACGCGTTCCAGTTGATCGATTGGGTAAGCGTGTGGGAAAAACGCGAGATTGCTGTTCTTGAATGACGAAGACTGGACAAAATCCTCGAATCGCAGATCGTCTTTGTCCTTGCGCCGTTTTCCATGGCCGGTGGTCAGAATAACGAAATCGGATTCCACCTTGAAGCCGCCGCTCAGATGAACGATATGACGCTCGTCTGTGCCTCTTTCAACACCAACCGCGCGATGACGTTGATGAATTAGCTCGACGTTGGCGGGCAATGATTCAGCGATCCGGTCGAACGCCCATGTGAAGTATTGCCCGAGCAGGTGGCGGGGCAAGTAATGCTGGTCATTGATTTCCTCGCCGGCGGTTTCGCCGGTCGGATAGCAGGCGCTGCCGAACTTCCGGTATCCGGCTATCCGCGCCCATTCGCCGAACGAAAGCCCGCCGGCGCGCGTGGCCGCGGTGTCCGGCGGGAAAATCGTAACCTGATTGGCCAGCGTGTTGGTCAGCAGATGATGTGGTTGCCGGGCCGAGTGAGTGCCTTGTCCGCATTCGCCAGGATCGACGAGATTCACAACGAGCTTCTGATTCAGTGATTGGGAACGAACGTGATGAGCGATTCGCTCCAGTACGCTGATTCCCCGTGGGCCCATGCCGATAATAGTAAGAACGGTCTGTGTCAAGGCTGTCACTCCTGGTTATGGTGGCGCGTCGAGCATCCGCGCAATACTCCGCGCTCTCTCAGGGCGGCACATTTGAATCGTTATGCTGAACTTTCCATAGTGGTGGATCACCTTCATCAACGCTTCTCTCGCACTATTGCTGTGCGCATGTCTCATTCCGAGTCGCGATCCTTAATCGCCAAACCGACCGTTCTTTTCGTCGCAAAATATACAGACCGTACTACCTGTTCGCAAGATTATTTTTCTTACAAAAACATTATTTAGTGGCTGCTTATAAAACCAGTAACAATAGAAAACACTCATAAATTACGGGGTTTAACAAAACTGTCTAAGTTCTTTTACAGCTAAATAAATTCCATAGAGGGGGATTGACAATCGAAGTTTGGCGAATATTATGTACAGACCCGTCTACCTGAAAATATGGATCTGACTGAAATTTTCTCGATGGCAGGTACGGTGGGCGCGTTATCCCAACTCAAATTTTCAGAGGTTCTAATGGATAGTCAGAATCGCTCTGCCGCGCTGTTCGAGCGTGGACGCAAGGTCATTCCCGACGGTGTGAGTTCGCCGATGCGGGCATTTGCCCAGGTCGGACGCAATCCGATTTGCGCCGTGTCGGCCAAAGGATCCCGGATCGTCGATGCAGACGGTCGCTCGTACGTGGATTTTCTCAACGCGTTCGGCGCGCTGCTGCTTGGACATGCGCCCGACGAAATCGTCAGCGCGATCTCGGAGCAAGCGGCACGCGGCCCCGTATATGGGCTGTCCACCGAGGGCGAGTACCGCCTTGCCGAACGGATTGTCGCGAGCACGCCTGAGATCGAGCGAATCCGTTTCGTGTGCAGCGGCACGGAAGCCGTCATGACCGCGGCGCGAATTGCCCGCAGCCATACGGGCCGCAATCTGCTTCTGAAGTTTCGCGGCTCGTACCACGGCCATTCGGACGCCTTGCTGGCTAATCCGGCCAATCTGTTGAGTGGGGCCGGCAATGCCAAAGGCGTGTCGAAGGGCATCAGCGATCAGCTGAATCGCGACGTTTTGATCGTCGAATACAACGACGAGCAGGAAGTCGCCGCAGCGTTTGAAACGCATGGCGCGTCGATTGCCGCCGTGCTGGTCGAGCCGCACGCCACGAATATGGGCTTCGTCAAATCG includes the following:
- a CDS encoding FAD/NAD(P)-binding protein is translated as MGPRGISVLERIAHHVRSQSLNQKLVVNLVDPGECGQGTHSARQPHHLLTNTLANQVTIFPPDTAATRAGGLSFGEWARIAGYRKFGSACYPTGETAGEEINDQHYLPRHLLGQYFTWAFDRIAESLPANVELIHQRHRAVGVERGTDERHIVHLSGGFKVESDFVILTTGHGKRRKDKDDLRFEDFVQSSSFKNSNLAFFPHAYPIDQLERVSPDATVAIQGFGLTAHDVLSHLTTGRGGAFVENQQGLEYRKSGREPRILMYSRKSLPFSGRAINQKSVDGRYQARFFTVEAVAELRNHALITRGTPQIDFVDEILPLVKKDMARARRIALDGQSPDDAKWSPDASDLAAIDKILDPLHDASFDNFLAFETFFRDFLLDDLAEIDKGNVHGPVKAATDVLRDLRETFRLAAEYTGFTAESHKVFAGEFVQTLNRIVFGPPRHRNAELVALLHAGVVELAGGPRATTDVDPASAKFVIDTRFGETVERRSADVLVLSRIDVFSPLNDGSALMQNLLQSGSIRPYYNGEYHPGGIDIDQNNNVVDRDGRSQPDFWAIGYLVEGPHYYTQELPRPGRYSRLTRDADVCISRLFELISSQAVSSNDAPTQPAEDERLLDAAYK
- a CDS encoding TetR/AcrR family transcriptional regulator translates to MLQKRQDIIETALRLFELHGYRAVGIDRIIAESGVAKMTMYKHFRSKDDLVVEVLRERDRRTRESLAAFVTRSKGARNRVQAIFQWLDRRLKCAEFNGCMFVNAVSEYGQDSGEILRTASEHKSSMQAYFAAILSEAVSTEAEPLSRQLMMLIDGATVATQVSGRSDSAMAAWEIFSKLLPKSDEATGKSAPRRVPKPAAARA
- a CDS encoding aspartate aminotransferase family protein; translated protein: MDSQNRSAALFERGRKVIPDGVSSPMRAFAQVGRNPICAVSAKGSRIVDADGRSYVDFLNAFGALLLGHAPDEIVSAISEQAARGPVYGLSTEGEYRLAERIVASTPEIERIRFVCSGTEAVMTAARIARSHTGRNLLLKFRGSYHGHSDALLANPANLLSGAGNAKGVSKGISDQLNRDVLIVEYNDEQEVAAAFETHGASIAAVLVEPHATNMGFVKSKPQFHRLLRELCDQHGALLIFDEVVTGFRFRFGAVCTAFGVKPDLVTFGKIIGGGTPVGAFAGKAEFLDHVALGRNVFQSGTFAANPLTVAAGNAALDLLGKPGFYEALEEKGAFVEGLLRAGFAEHGIPFVVSRHGALLGLAFRDSAEPLLSYRDVKTQDYKLFEQFHIQMREKGFLLPPSLEEPIFLSAAHTHEDLERFAREAVQTLHALRSESVPA
- the maiA gene encoding maleylacetoacetate isomerase, whose amino-acid sequence is MKLYSFHRSTASFRVRIALHFKGIPFDTEAVHLQRGDGEQHAEAYRSLNPQRLLPTLIDGESVLTQSLAICEYLEETRPSPALLPAGASAKARVRGLAAALAADIHPLHTIRVTQYLAHAFDIGEKERLEWTRHWIHDGLTAIEEQLSKSPATGIYSHGDSITLADVFLVPQVLSAKAYGVDLEHLAHITRITTRCLQHPAFDAALPVNQPDAT